The Scyliorhinus torazame isolate Kashiwa2021f chromosome 7, sScyTor2.1, whole genome shotgun sequence genome has a window encoding:
- the LOC140426582 gene encoding leucine-rich repeat-containing protein 52-like, which translates to MDGPSILLPLCTRCLRLLSVVLVARVLAAAGCAPECNCSQFLTNCTGRQLRHFPAAIPLSTRQLILADNNISSLPALDLNYLGGLLHLDFSSNSLAEIPPSSLLNLQVLVYLDLSHNQLRKITHLTFRYLTNIIVLKASRNKELSFIDSRAFSANHKLQEIDISGNGLTFIDAGMLETLPHLRSVRLSGNPWTCNCNTQTLTSWMKLNRRIIPDAANVTCTFPSPLQGVLVVEAADKLFSLCRSKRQLKLREVLYFCLIGPGLFSASIILNLTFSLLMAHFNRFKKKELKRYRKLRRAISFKYSKRSNVITQEITAKANTNMSVCRGTECNQ; encoded by the exons ATGGATGGGCCGTCCATCCTGCTACCCCTTTGCACGAGGTGCTTAAGACTGCTAAGTGTGGTGTTGGTAGCCCGAGTGTTGGCGGCTGCTGGCTGTGCCCCCGAATGTAACTGTAGCCAGTTTCTCACCAACTGCACAGGTAGGCAGCTCCGGCACTTCCCAGCAGCAATCCCACTCAGCACCAGGCAGCTGATTCTCGCCGACAACAACATTTCCAGCCTCCCCGCCCTTGACCTCAACTACCTGGGTGGCCTGCTGCACCTGGATTTCAGCTCCAACTCCCTGGCCGAGATCCCGCCCAGCTCCTTGCTCAACCTGCAGGTCCTGGTGTACCTGGACCTGAGTCACAATCAGCTGCGGAAGATCACTCACCTGACCTTCAGGTACCTGACCAATATCATCGTGCTGAAGGCCAGCAGGAACAAGGAGCTGAGCTTCATTGACAGCCGCGCGTTCTCGGCAAACCACAAGCTGCAGGAAATTGACATAAGCGGGAATGGTTTGACATTCATTGACGCCGGCATGCTGGAGACGCTGCCGCACTTGCGCTCCGTGCGTCTCTCTGGGAACCCCTGGACATGCAATTGCAACACCCAAACCCTAACTAGCTGGATGAAGCTAAACAGAAGAATCATCCCAG ATGCTGCTAATGTCACTTGCACATTTCCAAGTCCTTTGCAAGGAGTTCTTGTTGTGGAAGCTGCAGATAAACTGTTTTCCCTTTGCCGTAGCAAAAGACAACTCAAATTGAGAGAAGTTCTTTACTTTTGTCTTATTGGCCCAGGATTATTTTCCGCAAGCATTATTCTCAATTTGACTTTCAGTTTGCTGATGGCTCATTTCAACAGATTCAAAAAGAAAGAGCTCAAACGTTATCGGAAACTCCGCAGGGCCATTTCGTTTAAATATTCCAAGCGGTCTAATGTGATTACTCAAGAAATCACTGCCAAAGCCAATACAAATATGAGTGTTTGTCGAGGAACAGAATGCAATCAATGA